In Clostridium sp. DL-VIII, the following proteins share a genomic window:
- a CDS encoding haloacid dehalogenase type II, with amino-acid sequence MIKAVVFDAYGTLYDVDSVVQKCEEIFPKKGAEISKIWRQKQLEYSWLSALMDRYEDFWILTGNALCYALEALELEYNEDIIRKILRVYLNLKLYPEVIEALEAFRPCKLAILSNGTSEMLEELATNTCLDKHLDEILSVDPLKTYKPNPKVYKLAVEKLGVNKEDILFVSSNGWDVSGAKSFGFIVGWVNRLNKPTEKLGFKPDYIVSNLKELVEKTMNIQRARQ; translated from the coding sequence ATGATTAAAGCTGTAGTTTTTGATGCATATGGTACCTTGTATGATGTAGATTCTGTAGTTCAAAAATGTGAAGAAATTTTTCCTAAAAAAGGTGCTGAAATAAGCAAAATATGGAGACAAAAGCAGTTAGAGTATTCCTGGCTTAGTGCTTTAATGGACAGATATGAAGATTTTTGGATACTTACCGGAAATGCTTTATGTTATGCCTTAGAAGCGCTTGAGCTGGAATATAATGAGGATATAATAAGAAAAATTCTCAGAGTATATTTGAATTTAAAACTTTATCCAGAAGTTATTGAAGCTTTAGAAGCTTTTCGTCCTTGTAAGCTTGCAATTTTATCTAATGGAACTTCTGAAATGCTTGAAGAGCTAGCAACAAATACTTGTTTAGATAAGCATTTAGATGAGATTTTAAGTGTTGATCCTTTAAAAACCTATAAACCAAATCCTAAAGTTTACAAGCTGGCTGTTGAAAAATTAGGTGTAAATAAAGAGGATATACTATTTGTATCTTCAAACGGGTGGGATGTATCAGGAGCAAAATCTTTTGGATTTATTGTAGGATGGGTTAATCGTCTTAATAAACCAACGGAAAAATTAGGCTTTAAACCTGATTATATTGTTTCTAATCTTAAAGAATTAGTAGAGAAAACTATGAACATACAAAGAGCAAGACAATAG
- a CDS encoding peroxiredoxin-like family protein has translation MNLKSELLKVDENFIKVAPKDIIDLFERQAKKLAHKQIEKDALKVGDKLPDFELQNSIGQKINSYDLLSNGPLVISFYRGGWCPYCNLELRAYQEILPEIKNLGAQLVGISPELPDNSISLTEKYSLKFQILSDIENEVAREFGIVYHVEEELQEAYKNLGIDLVSTQGNNNYELPVPATYVVNTNGNVILSYVNTDYTKRLEPSAVLESLRNLVS, from the coding sequence ATGAATTTAAAATCGGAATTATTAAAAGTAGATGAGAATTTTATAAAGGTAGCGCCAAAAGACATTATTGATTTATTTGAAAGACAAGCAAAAAAACTTGCACATAAACAAATAGAAAAGGATGCTTTAAAAGTAGGTGATAAATTACCTGATTTCGAACTTCAAAATAGTATTGGACAAAAAATAAATTCTTATGATTTATTGTCAAATGGACCTCTAGTTATAAGTTTTTATAGGGGAGGATGGTGCCCGTATTGTAATCTTGAACTTAGAGCTTACCAAGAAATTTTACCTGAAATTAAAAATTTAGGTGCGCAATTAGTAGGAATTTCACCTGAGCTGCCCGATAACTCCATATCTCTAACAGAAAAATATTCATTAAAATTCCAAATTTTAAGTGATATTGAAAATGAAGTCGCACGTGAATTCGGAATAGTTTATCATGTTGAGGAAGAATTACAAGAAGCTTATAAAAATCTCGGCATAGATTTAGTTTCAACTCAAGGTAACAATAACTATGAATTACCAGTTCCTGCAACATATGTTGTTAATACTAATGGTAATGTAATTTTGTCTTATGTAAACACTGATTACA